In the Phaseolus vulgaris cultivar G19833 chromosome 7, P. vulgaris v2.0, whole genome shotgun sequence genome, one interval contains:
- the LOC137829198 gene encoding uncharacterized protein — MVSTRSMERMTEADQTMLLLSLQREMAEMRRKAEEAAQKNEQELQVLRREKEDMRKKLGEGGPSVIPMNVVGKSYTSPPNPDVAEGTRGRPPPRETEMGDESCLIRSTRTTLTADPSRRHHFTNNIIEVPLPEKWKGFNRDRYDGSTDPDEHMDAYTTHMSLYTSDDVVLCRVFPTSLKGATLSWFTKLSPNSIDSFATLVAKFETQFATSRPHHLTSIALVGICQEKGESLRAFVDRFSKVAMSIRNLSPNVAMHHMLTALRPGPFADNLCMQPADSLDELRKRAAKYMQLEELREFRNQARNEAGGERKEEKDRQARLIQRTDRRRENRDRPIRFSRYTPLTAERGRILDEPLNTELIPPPRKVASPNNADRRKQCRYHQNTGHSTDECQALKDKIEELIQAGHLRRFVRNGRDPPGRADPPRRTSSPQRGRENQNNRGDRQPARADPPRRDDPPREGDRRGNREVINTIAGGFAGGGSTNNARKKHLRAVHQVNAVAFRPRMPPITFTDEDFKGVDYRQQDDPMVIAVDID, encoded by the coding sequence atggtttcaacaagaagcatggaaAGAATGACTGAAGCCGACCAAACAATGTTGCTGCTGTCTCTCCAGAGGGAGATGGCCGAGATGCGAAGAAAGGCCGAGGAGGCCGCTCAGAAAAATGAGCAAGAGCTGCAAGTTCTCCGCAGGGAGAAAGAAGATATGAGAAAGAAGTTGGGGGAAGGAGGACCCTCTGTCATACCGATGAACGTGGTCGGCAAGTCCTACACCTCTCCCCCCAATCCGGATGTGGCCGAGGGGACGAGAGGCCGACCCCCTCCCCGCGAGACTGAAATGGGCGACGAGTCGTGCCTAATTAGATCCACCCGGACGACCCTGACGGCCGACCCGAGCCGCCGTCACCACTTCACAAACAACATCATCGAAGTCCCACTTCCTGAGAAGTGGAAGGGCTTCAACCGAGACCGATACGACGggtcgaccgacccggacgagcatatggACGCCTACACCACCCATATGAGTCTCTACACCTCGGACGATGTCGTCTTGTGCCGAGTGTTCCCCACATCCCTGAAGGGTGCAACCCTTagttggttcaccaagctcTCACCCAACTCCATCGACAGCTTTGCCACGCTCGTCGCAAAGTTCGAAACACAGTTCGCGACCAGCCGGCCGCACCATCTGACCTCAATAGCCCTGGTAGGCATCTGccaggagaagggagagtccCTGAGAGCCTTCGTGGATAGGTTCAGTAAAGTGGCGATGAGCATCCGAAATCTGAGTCCGAATGTCgccatgcaccacatgctgacaGCCCTACGCCCGGGGCCCTTTGCCGACAACCTATGCATGCAGCCAGCCGACAGCCTGGACGAGCTGAGAAAGAGAGCCGCTAAGTACATGCAGCTGGAGGAACTAAGAGAGTTCCGCAACCAGGCCCGTAACGAGGCCGGCGGAGAGAGGAAGGAAGAAAAGGACCGCCAAGCGCGGCTGATACAGAGAACTGACCGGCGACGGGAGAATCGAGACCGACCAATTCGATTCTCGAGATACACGCCGTTGACGGCTGAGAGAGGGAGGATCTTGGACGAGCCCCTCAACACTGAGTTGATCCCTCCCCCAAGGAAGGTGGCCAGCCCAAATAATGCCGACCGGAGGAAGCAGTGTCGGTACCACCAAAACACCGGACACTCGACCGACGAGTGTCAGGCCCTTAAGGATAAGATCGAGGAACTTATCCAGGCTGGGCATCTCCGCCGTTTCGTCAGGAATGGCCGAGATCCACCCGGCCGGGCGGATCCACCCAGGCGGACGAGCTCACCCCAGCGCGGCCGAGAAAACCAAAATAACAGAGGCGACCGGCAACCCGCAAGGGCCGATCCCCCTCGAAGAGACGATCCCCCCAGGGAGGGCGATAGGAGAGGTAACCGAGAGGTTATCAACACTATAGCCGGCGGCTTCGCCGGGGGAGGAAGCACAAACAACGCCCGGAAGAAGCACCTCCGGGCGGTACACCAGGTAAACGCCGTGGCGTTTCGACCAAGGATGCCACCCATCACGTTCACGGACGAAGACTTTAAAGGCGTAGACTACCGCCAGCAGGATGACCCGATGGTGATAGCGGTCGACATAGATTGA
- the LOC137828499 gene encoding U-box domain-containing protein 9-like produces the protein MAIAEEEQVSALKQKLRELVESIVDRDDYTVHAADKAIHALSALKDLKSTTFHSTNMEHTPVPLHFRCPLSDHLMTDPVILTTGQTFDRPFIQKWLNEVNGVCPQAQEVLSLCILTPNFLLQGMISEWCKENGVDLPKPIFDIHDEQLTEAHKHRLRSLLFKLSLSLSEQKEAARELRQLAKRMSAIRTLFGNSQMVNLLMRPVSIGTASMDPDLHDDLIATLLNISINDTNKRLLAENEKVISFLIDSLKSGTVQTRSNAAAAVFSMSSLDSNKHIIGKSGAIKYLVDLLEEGDPLAMKDAASALFKLCFARENIAKTVREGAVQIILGKIVDHVLVDELLSLLALLATHSKAVEALVNHGGVRFLLDILRENTVERIKENSAVILHLICYHDREKRAEIREEEMANGTLSRLVQNGSSRAKRKASSILHCLGIDESTSHNNPLPSVTINSTSSSN, from the exons ATGGCCATCGCGGAGGAGGAGCAAGTATCTGCACTGAAGCAAAAGCTGCGCGAGTTGGTCGAGAGTATCGTGGACAGGGACGATTACACCGTTCACGCTGCGGACAAGGCTATCCATGCTCTTTCTGCCCTCAAGGACTTGAAGTCCACCACTTTCCACTCAACCAACATGGAACACACACCCGTTCCTTTGCACTTTCGATGCCCTCTCTCTGATCACTTGATGACAGATCCTGTTATCTTGACCACTGGACag ACTTTTGATCGTCCGTTCATCCAGAAGTGGCTGAATGAAGTCAACGGAGTTTGCCCTCAGGCCCAagaagtcctctctctctgtaTTCTCACTCCAAATTTCTTGCTCCAAGGCATGATCTCAGAATGGTGCAAAGAGAACGGAGTTGACCTACCAAAGCCCATTTTTGACATTCACGACGAACAACTGACCGAGGCACACAAGCACCGTTTGCGTTCACTGCTCTTCAAACTGTCACTGTCACTTTCTGAACAGAAAGAAGCTGCAAGAGAGCTTCGTCAGTTAGCAAAACGAATGTCCGCAATTCGAACACTCTTTGGAAACTCACAAATGGTTAATCTTCTGATGCGTCCGGTATCAATCGGCACAGCATCTATGGACCCTGATCTCCACGACGATTTGATCGCAACTCTTCTAAATATCTCAATAAACGATACAAACAAGAGGTTGTTAGCAGAAAACGAAAAAGTCATCAGCTTTCTGATTGACTCATTGAAATCCGGAACAGTTCAGACAAGAAGCAATGCAGCTGCAGCTGTTTTCTCAATGTCATCTCTTGATTCAAACAAGCACATAATTGGAAAATCAGGCGCTATAAAATACTTGGTGGATTTACTGGAAGAGGGAGACCCATTAGCCATGAAAGATGCTGCGTCAGCCTTGTTCAAACTATGCTTTGCGCGTGAAAATATAGCGAAGACCGTGCGAGAAGGGGCAGTGCAGATTATTCTTGGGAAGATCGTTGACCATGTTCTTGTTGATGAGTTGTTGTCATTGTTGGCACTTCTGGCTACACATTCTAAGGCGGTTGAAGCGTTGGTGAATCATGGTGGTGTCCGTTTCTTGCTTGATATCTTGAGGGAGAACACAGTAGAACGCATAAAGGAAAACTCTGCTGTAATTCTACATCTAATCTGTTACCATGACAGAGAGAAAAGGGCGGaaattagagaggaagaaatgGCGAACGGCACACTCTCTAGGCTTGTTCAAAACGGGTCCTCAAGGGCTAAAAGGAAAGCTAGCTCCATCCTTCACTGTCTTGGCATAGATGAATCCACTTCGCACAACAATCCACTTCCCTCAGTTACAATAAACTCTACTTCGTCATCAAATTAG